In one window of Desulforhabdus amnigena DNA:
- the uvrB gene encoding excinuclease ABC subunit UvrB yields MKPFILRSDWQATGDQPQAVEKLVAGIRSGVKEQTLLGVTGSGKTYTMAHVVAQVQKPTLVMAPNKTLAAQLYGEFKSFFPENAVEYFVSYYDYYQPEAYLPQTDTYIAKDASINETIDKMRHSATRSLLERNDVIIVASVSCIYGLGSPETYQGMLLSLQTNMEISREQVLRKLVEIQYERNDIDFHRGTFRARGDVLEIFPAYEEERAIRVEFFGDEIESIKEIDPLTGRTFRVLEKIAIYPGTHYVTDRGKLEKAILAIKDELSESLEDFYRRGKLIEAQRIEERTRLDMEMLLELGYCSGIENYSRYLDGRKAGEPPPTLLSYFPDDWLLLIDESHITIPQVRGMYRGDRARKETLVNFGFRLPSALDNRPLNFEEFEAKINQVIYVSATPGPYELSRTVGHVAEQIIRPTGLIDPKIEVRPADFQVDNLIGEIRKRVAARQRVLVTTLTKRMAEDLSEYLTELNIRVRYMHSDISTLDRIEIVRDLRLGEYDVLVGINLLREGLDIPEVSLVAVLDADNEGFLRSERSLIQTAGRAARNVDGMVILYGNRVTESMRRAIEETERRRRIQMAYNAEHQIEPQTIRKEIGDVMAEYREPDLSPSQEWILEESQEILNALPSADSIDEHIKHLEKLMKEAAQELEFEKAALMRDQIKRLRQHQLLTLG; encoded by the coding sequence ATGAAACCTTTCATTCTCAGAAGCGACTGGCAGGCAACGGGAGATCAGCCCCAAGCTGTCGAAAAGCTGGTTGCGGGCATCCGTAGTGGAGTCAAAGAACAAACCCTTCTCGGAGTCACGGGGTCGGGAAAAACATACACCATGGCTCACGTGGTTGCACAAGTGCAAAAACCGACGCTTGTTATGGCCCCCAACAAAACCCTTGCCGCACAGCTTTATGGAGAATTCAAGTCGTTTTTTCCCGAAAACGCCGTTGAATATTTTGTCTCTTATTATGACTATTACCAGCCCGAAGCCTATCTGCCCCAAACAGACACTTATATTGCAAAAGATGCATCCATCAATGAAACCATTGATAAAATGCGTCATTCGGCGACACGTTCTCTCCTCGAAAGAAACGATGTCATTATTGTGGCAAGCGTTTCCTGTATTTATGGTCTGGGTTCTCCCGAAACCTACCAGGGAATGCTCCTTTCGCTGCAGACGAATATGGAGATTTCTCGGGAACAGGTATTGAGGAAACTTGTCGAAATTCAATATGAACGCAATGACATCGACTTTCATCGCGGAACCTTTCGAGCCCGCGGTGATGTTCTGGAGATTTTCCCCGCCTATGAAGAAGAGCGGGCGATTCGCGTTGAGTTCTTTGGGGATGAAATCGAGAGCATCAAGGAGATAGATCCTCTCACGGGGAGAACTTTCCGGGTATTGGAAAAAATTGCCATCTATCCAGGCACTCACTATGTCACCGATCGAGGAAAGTTGGAGAAAGCCATTTTGGCCATCAAGGATGAACTGTCGGAATCCCTGGAAGATTTCTACCGCCGCGGCAAACTCATCGAGGCACAGCGCATCGAAGAGCGAACCCGGCTGGATATGGAAATGCTTCTCGAGTTGGGCTACTGCAGCGGTATCGAAAATTACTCGAGATACCTCGATGGGCGCAAAGCCGGCGAGCCTCCCCCTACCCTCCTTTCATATTTTCCCGACGACTGGCTTCTTCTCATCGATGAAAGTCACATCACCATCCCGCAGGTGCGCGGCATGTACCGAGGCGACCGGGCCAGAAAAGAGACTCTTGTCAATTTTGGCTTCAGGTTGCCTTCGGCTCTCGATAACCGGCCTTTGAATTTTGAAGAGTTCGAGGCGAAGATCAATCAGGTGATCTACGTATCTGCAACGCCAGGACCTTATGAACTCTCCCGAACGGTCGGGCATGTGGCTGAACAGATCATTCGCCCAACAGGCCTCATAGACCCCAAAATCGAGGTGCGTCCTGCCGATTTCCAGGTAGACAATCTCATCGGAGAGATTCGAAAAAGAGTGGCTGCCCGACAACGCGTGCTCGTAACGACGCTCACCAAGCGCATGGCGGAAGATCTCAGCGAGTACCTGACGGAGTTGAATATAAGAGTCCGGTATATGCATTCCGATATCAGTACTCTTGATCGCATCGAAATTGTGAGAGACCTTCGGTTGGGCGAGTACGACGTTTTGGTCGGGATCAACCTGCTGCGGGAAGGATTGGATATTCCAGAAGTTTCCCTGGTGGCGGTACTCGATGCGGACAATGAAGGTTTTCTCCGTTCCGAACGCTCTCTCATTCAAACAGCGGGACGGGCAGCGAGAAATGTGGACGGAATGGTCATTTTATATGGCAACCGCGTGACGGAATCCATGCGCCGTGCGATAGAAGAGACAGAACGACGCAGGCGGATTCAAATGGCCTATAACGCCGAACATCAGATTGAGCCTCAGACCATCCGTAAAGAAATCGGGGACGTCATGGCCGAATACAGGGAACCGGATCTCAGCCCCTCACAGGAATGGATACTGGAGGAATCCCAGGAAATTCTTAATGCCCTCCCTTCGGCGGACTCTATTGACGAGCACATCAAACATCTGGAGAAGTTGATGAAGGAAGCTGCACAGGAGCTTGAATTTGAGAAGGCAGCCTTGATGCGGGATCAAATCAAGCGCCTACGCCAACATCAACTCTTAACGCTCGGATAA
- a CDS encoding carbohydrate kinase family protein translates to MNHHFFILFLTLPISMVSSIEDFKSIVQISSIDKGEEKMRIFISGSLAYDRIMDFPGHFADHILPEKIHVLNVCFNINGLVEKFGGTAGNIAYTLALLEERPYIVATAGEDFDRYEQWLSKNQLPMDWIKKIPGVLTAGAYITTDLDDNQITAFNPGAMAYESELPPFKEMETDLMIFIGPGNKTDMMSLADLARSAGKAFFFDPGQSLNIWQGNELREAVHGALCFISNDYELSLFLQMTGWSLKMLYQHVQMVVTTRGPEGCILDQQGEKTLIPAVPVHEVLDPTGAGDAFRAGLLKGWSMKMPWEVCCQMGAVAAAYAVEQYGTQEHFMRWGSFCRRYEVQFGPLPC, encoded by the coding sequence TTGAATCATCATTTTTTCATCCTTTTTTTGACTTTACCCATATCAATGGTTTCGAGTATAGAAGATTTCAAATCAATAGTACAGATATCCTCAATCGATAAGGGAGAAGAAAAGATGCGAATTTTCATTTCCGGCTCATTGGCCTACGACCGAATTATGGACTTTCCTGGACATTTTGCAGATCATATCCTACCGGAGAAAATTCATGTCTTAAATGTTTGCTTTAATATCAATGGATTAGTTGAGAAATTCGGAGGAACCGCCGGAAATATTGCCTACACTCTGGCCTTACTCGAAGAAAGGCCTTACATCGTGGCCACCGCAGGCGAAGACTTCGACCGCTACGAACAGTGGCTATCAAAAAACCAATTGCCCATGGATTGGATCAAAAAGATCCCAGGCGTTCTCACGGCGGGAGCATACATCACGACGGACCTGGACGACAATCAGATTACCGCTTTCAACCCAGGCGCAATGGCTTATGAATCGGAGCTGCCTCCGTTTAAAGAGATGGAAACGGACTTGATGATTTTCATAGGCCCTGGCAATAAAACAGACATGATGTCTTTGGCGGATTTAGCGCGAAGCGCCGGCAAGGCTTTTTTCTTTGATCCGGGACAAAGCCTCAATATCTGGCAAGGAAATGAACTCCGGGAGGCCGTGCACGGAGCGCTTTGTTTTATTTCAAATGATTATGAGCTTTCCCTGTTTTTGCAGATGACAGGGTGGTCTCTGAAAATGCTTTATCAGCATGTTCAAATGGTGGTCACTACAAGAGGTCCTGAAGGCTGCATTCTGGATCAGCAAGGTGAAAAAACGCTGATTCCAGCTGTTCCCGTTCATGAGGTTCTGGATCCCACTGGCGCCGGCGATGCTTTTCGTGCAGGGTTGCTGAAGGGGTGGAGTATGAAAATGCCATGGGAAGTCTGTTGTCAGATGGGAGCGGTCGCAGCCGCCTATGCCGTTGAACAGTATGGCACTCAGGAGCATTTTATGAGATGGGGAAGCTTCTGCCGAAGGTATGAAGTCCAATTCGGTCCGCTGCCTTGCTGA
- a CDS encoding Smr/MutS family protein, translating to MDEHSLEEPVVVPIEDTLDLHTFRPEEVKELLDDYLEAALVKEFHEVLIIHGKGSGTLRKRVHSILHKHPLVSNIRQAGALQGGWGATIVVLKRN from the coding sequence ATGGATGAACACAGTCTCGAAGAGCCGGTGGTGGTGCCCATTGAAGATACATTGGATCTACACACATTTCGTCCGGAAGAGGTGAAAGAGCTTCTGGACGATTATTTGGAAGCTGCTCTTGTGAAAGAATTTCATGAAGTCCTGATCATTCATGGAAAGGGAAGCGGAACACTCCGAAAAAGAGTGCACTCCATTTTGCACAAGCACCCTTTGGTTTCAAACATCCGACAGGCCGGTGCCCTCCAAGGAGGGTGGGGTGCCACGATTGTCGTACTGAAAAGAAATTAG
- a CDS encoding ASKHA domain-containing protein: MGSVKVTFQPENKTIEAQCGETLMDVASRGNIDINNLCGGQGVCGKCRVKILKGKVKFLSKQIGFLEKGEIESGYMLACQTEVRDEDIEVFIPINSRKEEERILTTDQLLNYGAPAPLEKGPDFVKIPYFSPLCQKLYLELSEPTLTDSVSDLDRIYREIRKRLPDFQIQAHFSVLWGLASLLRKNDWKTTATLHLRDLNCPHIRNIEAGNTSAQNYGVAVDVGTTTIVAQLIDLRTGTVIGVEGSLNRQARYGEDVISRMIFACTRGGLQPLTEAVITTINSLVQSISEKARISMEDITCFVASGNTTMTHLLLGLEPCHIRLQPYIPTANRFPPFQTAEIGLKGHSKALLHCMPCVSSYVGGDITAGVLACGMNDQPEVSALIDVGTNGEIVIGNSEWLVCCSASAGPAFEGGGIKCGMRATKGAIEKIILSGKKLEYTVIGESKPRGICGSGLIDLLAELVAEEVIDQRGKFIQFDHPHVRFTNEVAEFVLAEGEETETGEAVVVTEDDIANLIKSKGAILAAMKVLLENFDMSFNDLQHIYVAGGFGAHLDIEKAIFIGLLPDIPKDRIRFIGNSSLAGSRFALLSSHAFAKAEAIAKQMTYFELSVHPEFMNEFVASLFLPHTHMELFPSVEQKLNQRKKVSK; the protein is encoded by the coding sequence ATGGGATCAGTGAAAGTCACTTTTCAACCAGAAAACAAAACGATTGAGGCGCAGTGCGGGGAAACCCTCATGGATGTTGCATCGCGCGGCAATATAGACATCAATAACCTCTGCGGAGGTCAAGGAGTGTGCGGTAAGTGCCGCGTCAAAATTCTCAAGGGAAAAGTGAAATTCCTGAGCAAACAGATTGGCTTTCTCGAAAAGGGAGAGATCGAATCCGGCTACATGCTCGCATGTCAAACCGAAGTGCGAGATGAGGACATTGAAGTCTTCATTCCTATAAACTCACGCAAAGAAGAAGAACGCATTCTGACCACCGATCAACTCCTGAACTATGGAGCTCCCGCTCCTCTCGAAAAAGGACCCGATTTCGTCAAAATTCCCTATTTTTCACCTCTTTGTCAAAAGCTCTATCTTGAACTGTCCGAACCCACCTTGACCGATAGCGTTTCCGACCTTGACCGGATTTATCGAGAAATCAGAAAGAGGCTTCCCGACTTTCAGATTCAGGCCCATTTTTCCGTCCTATGGGGACTGGCATCCCTCCTGCGCAAGAACGACTGGAAGACAACGGCGACTCTACATCTTCGAGACCTTAATTGTCCTCACATCCGAAATATTGAAGCGGGCAACACAAGCGCTCAAAATTATGGGGTAGCGGTGGACGTGGGCACAACGACGATTGTGGCACAGCTGATCGATCTTCGAACCGGAACCGTTATAGGTGTCGAGGGAAGCCTCAACCGCCAGGCCCGCTACGGTGAAGACGTCATATCCAGAATGATTTTTGCCTGTACCCGTGGTGGATTGCAGCCTCTGACAGAAGCCGTTATCACAACAATCAATTCCCTGGTGCAGTCCATCAGCGAAAAAGCGCGGATAAGCATGGAGGATATCACCTGTTTTGTAGCCTCCGGCAATACAACGATGACCCATCTTCTTCTGGGCCTTGAACCTTGCCACATACGCCTCCAGCCATATATCCCCACGGCAAATCGTTTTCCCCCTTTCCAGACTGCAGAAATCGGTCTTAAAGGACATTCTAAAGCACTCCTTCACTGCATGCCCTGTGTCAGCAGTTACGTTGGTGGAGATATCACTGCAGGAGTTCTCGCTTGCGGAATGAACGATCAGCCTGAAGTTAGCGCATTGATCGATGTGGGTACTAACGGGGAAATCGTCATTGGAAACAGTGAATGGTTGGTCTGCTGTTCAGCATCTGCCGGTCCCGCTTTTGAAGGAGGAGGAATCAAGTGTGGAATGCGAGCCACCAAGGGCGCCATTGAAAAGATCATTCTCTCTGGGAAAAAACTTGAATACACTGTCATCGGAGAAAGCAAGCCCCGCGGCATATGTGGCTCCGGCTTGATAGATCTCCTGGCTGAACTGGTGGCTGAAGAGGTGATCGACCAAAGAGGCAAATTCATTCAATTCGATCACCCCCATGTACGATTCACAAACGAAGTGGCCGAGTTTGTCCTGGCCGAAGGCGAAGAGACAGAAACGGGAGAGGCGGTGGTCGTTACGGAGGATGACATCGCAAACCTCATCAAGAGCAAAGGTGCAATTCTTGCCGCCATGAAAGTGCTTTTGGAAAACTTTGACATGAGCTTCAACGATTTGCAACATATCTATGTTGCAGGGGGGTTTGGCGCACACCTGGATATTGAAAAAGCCATTTTCATAGGCCTCCTTCCCGATATCCCCAAAGATCGCATTCGCTTTATCGGAAACAGCTCCCTCGCCGGTTCCCGCTTTGCTCTGCTCTCTTCTCATGCATTCGCCAAAGCCGAAGCCATCGCGAAGCAAATGACTTATTTCGAGTTATCCGTTCACCCGGAGTTCATGAATGAATTCGTGGCATCCCTCTTCCTGCCGCACACTCATATGGAACTCTTTCCTTCGGTAGAACAGAAGTTGAATCAGAGGAAAAAAGTCTCCAAATGA
- a CDS encoding HAD family hydrolase, with product MSKNQVIFFDIGQTLVTGREKSARRLLGDRLKLTEKETKRVGKLIMTHYAENPMHLLEPLETLLPYRQSSELLTALEAIWHDQIESVKEISGASLILKSLRRMGYRLGVISNIWHPFYEGLCRNCPAIIELLDYHLLSYREGCKKPSLGIFEQAIKRTGERDCLCWMVGDSYELDMEPAQRVGMKTLWVLNRPEKERSVLARILRSEKQAPDWVVENLYGILDFFQGKGL from the coding sequence ATGTCAAAAAATCAGGTGATCTTCTTCGATATCGGGCAAACCCTTGTGACCGGCAGAGAAAAATCTGCACGACGTTTACTGGGAGACCGCCTCAAATTGACGGAAAAAGAAACCAAACGGGTTGGAAAACTGATCATGACTCACTACGCGGAAAATCCCATGCACCTCTTGGAACCTCTGGAAACGCTTTTGCCTTATCGCCAATCATCTGAACTCCTCACCGCCCTGGAAGCGATTTGGCACGACCAAATAGAGAGCGTCAAAGAGATTTCCGGAGCTTCCCTGATTTTGAAATCACTGCGTCGAATGGGTTACAGACTGGGGGTTATCTCAAACATCTGGCACCCCTTTTACGAAGGGTTGTGTCGGAACTGCCCGGCAATCATAGAGCTTTTGGATTACCACCTGTTGAGTTATCGTGAGGGATGCAAGAAACCGTCATTGGGCATTTTTGAGCAAGCGATAAAGAGAACCGGGGAGAGGGATTGTTTATGCTGGATGGTGGGAGATTCTTATGAACTGGATATGGAACCCGCTCAACGAGTTGGCATGAAAACCCTGTGGGTACTCAATCGTCCGGAAAAAGAAAGGTCCGTTTTGGCCCGGATTCTAAGGAGCGAGAAACAAGCTCCGGACTGGGTGGTGGAAAATCTGTATGGAATTCTAGATTTTTTCCAGGGGAAAGGATTGTGA
- a CDS encoding esterase/lipase family protein, with amino-acid sequence MIGFFLVVLLISGMMFLSLSLLTYAFFWYETANTSYRNCLDRLSGGKTKFWLASGIFSSCLSLFLVAIFYPAGFCKRLWHPEADTHCHFPPVILVHGIYHNPAAWTLYHWWLKRAGFKNVYAFSYNSWHSNFDECLQQLNTFVKKICFLLPGRKVILLGHSLGGLLCRAYADATDMQSDVAAVITLGTPHQGSKMAVLGLGRLVKNLAYRGPLIEEMEQCSPNPDIPRVAFYSPVDNMVLPNEALRSRCPTWSHQRISPISHVAVLFHRPTAKQIMEYIKNYEEKWTIC; translated from the coding sequence ATGATAGGTTTTTTCCTTGTTGTACTGCTGATATCGGGAATGATGTTTCTTTCATTATCCCTTCTTACATATGCATTTTTTTGGTATGAAACCGCAAATACTTCCTACCGCAATTGTTTGGACCGTCTTTCCGGGGGAAAGACTAAATTCTGGCTCGCCAGCGGAATTTTTTCAAGTTGTCTGAGTCTCTTTCTGGTAGCGATTTTTTATCCCGCCGGATTCTGCAAAAGGCTCTGGCATCCGGAAGCGGATACACATTGTCATTTTCCCCCTGTCATTCTAGTTCACGGCATCTACCACAATCCGGCGGCCTGGACCTTGTACCACTGGTGGCTGAAGCGCGCAGGCTTCAAGAACGTATATGCATTCAGCTACAATAGTTGGCACTCCAACTTTGATGAATGCCTGCAACAATTGAATACATTCGTGAAAAAAATCTGTTTTCTTTTACCGGGAAGGAAAGTGATCCTGTTGGGACACAGTCTTGGAGGGCTTTTGTGCCGGGCATATGCGGACGCAACAGACATGCAGAGCGATGTGGCTGCCGTCATTACTTTGGGAACTCCACACCAGGGAAGCAAAATGGCCGTCTTAGGCTTGGGAAGGCTTGTGAAAAACCTGGCCTACAGAGGCCCTCTTATTGAAGAGATGGAGCAGTGTTCCCCCAATCCAGACATTCCCCGTGTAGCGTTTTATTCCCCCGTTGACAATATGGTCTTGCCCAATGAAGCGCTTCGAAGCCGTTGCCCAACATGGTCTCACCAGAGAATTTCCCCTATAAGTCACGTGGCGGTACTCTTTCATCGTCCAACAGCAAAGCAGATTATGGAATACATCAAAAATTATGAAGAAAAATGGACAATTTGTTAA
- a CDS encoding polysaccharide biosynthesis protein, with the protein MIWSQWKNPKLYAMLFADAIAFQAALTLAYYLRFEFELSPNNMAQMKEAFLYSPFLKLAVFYTFGLYRGMWRYSSLGDFWRLPKATAVSTVLIMAITFFSPNFPHTSRSVILLDGLLTFLLAGGLRITIRTVFAYRSDMKLFYGFYLPGMIKGRKGSKRVLIIGAGNSGEKILREIFDNPHLRYAVAGFLDDDPTKIGRSVHSVPVLGSVADLPAVVEQYGIQEIFIATPSASGQEMRRIVEACKACDVPYKTLPGIAEIIDGKVKIKALRDVNYEDLLGRQPVHLDLTGICDYLADRTVLITGCGGSIGSELCRQSIRFNPRELVLLDASEENLFHIQMELHHERHFHAYHAVLGKVQDEALMEDLFQKYRPQVIFHAAAYKHVPMLEKNPWEAISNNILGSWVVMEAAVKYEAERFVLVSTDKAVRPTNVMGASKRITELLLQSYKDTKTRFMAVRFGNVVGSSGSVIPLFRRQIEQGGPVTITHPEVTRYFMTIPEAVRLILQAGSMGKGGEIFILKMGTPVKIADMAKDLIRLSGKEPEKDIPIIFTGLREGEKLYEELITVGEGIVNTNHDKIMVLQASGNGRGGPVEYKKLICEKVRELCEMKSRHDGCLIRQKLHQIVPEYTPQETDCVL; encoded by the coding sequence ATGATTTGGTCCCAATGGAAAAATCCAAAACTATATGCAATGCTTTTTGCCGATGCCATTGCATTTCAGGCAGCTCTGACACTGGCCTATTATCTTCGTTTTGAATTTGAGCTCAGTCCCAATAATATGGCTCAAATGAAAGAAGCCTTTCTCTATTCACCTTTTCTCAAATTGGCGGTCTTTTACACTTTTGGACTTTATCGCGGAATGTGGCGCTATTCGAGCCTGGGAGATTTTTGGCGTCTGCCCAAAGCTACGGCGGTTTCTACTGTTTTGATCATGGCTATTACTTTCTTCTCTCCCAATTTCCCTCATACTTCCCGGTCGGTAATCCTTTTGGATGGGCTCCTCACTTTTCTTCTTGCAGGGGGATTGCGGATAACTATTCGCACCGTCTTTGCTTATCGTAGCGACATGAAGCTCTTTTATGGCTTTTATCTTCCTGGCATGATAAAGGGGCGAAAAGGATCGAAGCGCGTCCTAATCATAGGTGCAGGCAATTCCGGAGAAAAGATACTTCGAGAAATATTCGACAACCCACACCTTCGCTATGCTGTTGCCGGTTTTCTTGACGATGATCCAACCAAGATCGGGCGATCCGTACACAGCGTGCCTGTGCTCGGATCGGTTGCTGATCTTCCTGCGGTGGTAGAACAATATGGAATTCAGGAAATCTTCATAGCGACTCCTTCCGCCAGCGGGCAGGAGATGCGCAGGATCGTAGAAGCTTGTAAGGCTTGCGATGTACCTTACAAAACCCTTCCTGGAATTGCAGAGATTATAGACGGTAAAGTGAAAATAAAAGCTCTACGGGATGTCAACTATGAAGACCTTTTAGGGCGTCAGCCCGTTCACCTAGATCTAACAGGGATTTGTGACTATCTGGCGGATCGTACGGTTTTGATCACGGGATGCGGCGGATCGATTGGTTCCGAACTTTGTCGACAGTCCATAAGATTCAATCCACGCGAGCTTGTTTTGCTGGACGCCAGTGAGGAAAATCTTTTCCATATCCAGATGGAGCTCCATCACGAGAGGCATTTTCATGCTTATCATGCGGTTCTCGGAAAAGTCCAGGATGAAGCCCTAATGGAAGATCTGTTTCAGAAGTACCGGCCACAAGTAATTTTTCATGCGGCTGCCTACAAGCATGTTCCGATGCTTGAAAAGAATCCGTGGGAAGCCATTTCCAACAATATTCTGGGAAGCTGGGTGGTCATGGAAGCTGCGGTGAAGTATGAAGCCGAACGGTTCGTTTTGGTATCTACGGACAAGGCGGTACGGCCAACGAACGTGATGGGCGCCAGCAAACGCATCACTGAACTCTTGTTGCAATCGTATAAGGATACCAAAACCCGTTTTATGGCGGTTCGATTCGGCAATGTAGTGGGTTCTTCCGGGTCTGTGATTCCACTATTCCGAAGACAAATAGAACAAGGAGGACCAGTGACCATAACCCACCCGGAAGTGACCCGCTATTTTATGACCATTCCCGAAGCAGTCCGGCTTATTTTGCAGGCGGGTTCTATGGGAAAGGGAGGAGAGATCTTTATTTTGAAAATGGGCACTCCTGTGAAAATTGCCGATATGGCCAAGGATTTGATAAGGCTTTCGGGGAAGGAGCCGGAAAAAGATATTCCTATTATTTTTACAGGGTTGAGAGAAGGAGAAAAACTCTATGAGGAACTCATTACCGTCGGGGAGGGAATCGTGAATACCAACCACGACAAGATCATGGTGCTCCAGGCAAGTGGAAATGGTCGCGGAGGTCCTGTGGAATACAAGAAGCTGATTTGTGAAAAAGTGAGAGAATTGTGTGAAATGAAATCAAGGCATGATGGTTGCCTGATAAGGCAAAAATTGCACCAAATCGTTCCTGAATATACGCCACAAGAGACGGACTGTGTCTTGTGA
- a CDS encoding GumC family protein yields MDSLQMDIAQLESVEPEEKTHYLDFFIVLLKRKRLIIVGTAVTIIMTIVFAYMMTPKFLATTKIMPPQQNSSSTAAQLLGALGGTAGLVLGAAAPTTSGDLYVGLLQSQAILYPIIDRFDLMKRYDAKTKEDASKILIDDILIAEIDSKSGILSVSVEDRDAKFASDMANQFVEELKKLLDTLAVTEASKNRLFFEEQLRKAHESLSQAEESLMNFQQSTGAINIDTQATAVMQSIAGLMTQIAAREVQINVMRGYATVNNPDLRKAEQELSALKDQLKKLEEKQGTGSQNILIPTEQIPGLGKEYIRKMRDLKYNEALYEMYAKQFEAAKVQEANEAAIIQVIYKATPPEKPAKPRKGLMVILATGLALFFFTLLAFFLEFIVKSSQNPENEERIKEMKKYVKKF; encoded by the coding sequence ATGGACTCTCTGCAAATGGATATTGCACAACTCGAATCCGTCGAACCCGAGGAAAAAACTCATTACTTGGATTTTTTTATCGTTCTGTTAAAACGAAAGCGACTTATCATTGTTGGGACTGCCGTCACGATTATCATGACGATCGTGTTTGCCTATATGATGACGCCCAAATTTTTAGCCACAACCAAAATCATGCCTCCTCAGCAAAACAGTTCTTCAACGGCGGCACAACTCTTAGGTGCACTGGGAGGTACGGCCGGCCTAGTTCTGGGAGCAGCGGCGCCCACGACTTCTGGAGATCTCTATGTCGGTCTGTTGCAGAGCCAAGCCATACTCTACCCTATCATTGATCGATTCGATCTAATGAAGCGTTATGATGCGAAAACCAAGGAAGATGCTTCCAAAATCCTCATAGATGATATCCTAATTGCGGAAATCGACAGTAAAAGCGGCATCCTTTCCGTCTCCGTTGAAGATCGTGATGCGAAGTTCGCTTCGGATATGGCCAACCAGTTTGTTGAAGAACTGAAAAAACTTCTGGATACTCTTGCAGTTACGGAGGCCAGCAAGAATCGTCTTTTCTTCGAGGAACAACTTCGCAAGGCTCATGAATCGCTTAGTCAGGCGGAAGAATCGCTTATGAACTTTCAACAGAGTACTGGAGCTATCAATATCGACACTCAAGCTACGGCTGTTATGCAGAGTATTGCTGGCCTAATGACCCAAATTGCGGCAAGGGAAGTGCAAATAAACGTTATGAGGGGATATGCCACTGTCAACAATCCAGATTTGAGGAAAGCGGAACAGGAATTGAGCGCTTTGAAGGACCAGTTAAAAAAACTCGAGGAAAAACAAGGGACAGGATCGCAAAACATCTTGATTCCAACTGAGCAGATTCCTGGTTTGGGCAAAGAATACATTAGGAAAATGCGTGACCTCAAATACAATGAAGCTCTTTATGAAATGTACGCCAAACAGTTTGAGGCGGCTAAGGTGCAAGAAGCCAATGAAGCCGCAATCATACAGGTTATCTATAAAGCCACTCCCCCAGAAAAGCCTGCTAAACCCAGAAAAGGCCTTATGGTTATCCTGGCGACTGGTCTCGCTCTGTTTTTCTTCACACTTCTGGCCTTTTTTTTGGAGTTTATCGTAAAATCATCCCAAAATCCCGAAAACGAAGAGCGCATCAAAGAGATGAAGAAGTATGTGAAAAAATTTTAG